A window of the Acanthochromis polyacanthus isolate Apoly-LR-REF ecotype Palm Island chromosome 10, KAUST_Apoly_ChrSc, whole genome shotgun sequence genome harbors these coding sequences:
- the LOC127535763 gene encoding uncharacterized protein LOC127535763 yields the protein MIVLWITLLVLHQGNTLIPVNTVQIGESTTFTCALSNTDIRNGQVHWFKQSVKENLKLIATLLRSSAPKYEPEFNNSRWKVKNGDNFSNLTILRTISADEGIYHCAVIEWLVGSKWSGAYLIVKGDSQKTSDYTVVQSTASHSVHPGESQTLQCSVFSDSDKKTCSGDLSVFWFRPGSDKSHPDIIYTDGNRPDECEKRSDTQKSCVYRFSKTFNSSDAGTYYCAVATCGQILFGNGTTLTNGMILSQYEAIALVVAITCLAISVIVNIVFICNQTSRAAQEQFTGIEFTSSQARHDNLSQPVVDTTEGGHDLNYAALHFSGRKAARGKKKTELKTEESVYSQVKCQM from the exons ATGATCGTGTTGTGGATTACACTGCTTGTTCTTCATCAAGGAA ATACACTCATTCCAGTGAACACAGTTCAAATTGGTGAATCCACAACCTTCACATGTGCTCTGTCTAATACTGATATCAGGAATGGACAAGTCCACTGGTTCAAGCAGAGTGTCAAAGAAAATCTGAAACTAATTGCGACTCTGCTGAGATCTTCAGCACCTAAGTATGAACCAGAGTTTAATAACTCAAGATGGAAAGTTAAGAATGGTGACAATTTTAGCAACCTGACTATTTTGAGGACAATCTCAGCGGACGAGGGAATCTACCACTGTGCCGTCATTGAGTGGCTTGTCGGATCTAAATGGAGTGGGGCATACTTGATAGTAAAAG GAGACAGTCAGAAGACATCAGACTACACTGTTGTTCAGTCCACAGCATCACATTCAGTCCATCCAGGAGAATCACAGACTCTCCAGTGTTCAGTCTTCTCTGACTCTGACAAGAAAACATGTTCAGGAGATCTGAGTGTGTTCTGGTTCAGACCTGGATCAGATAAATCTCATCCAGACATCATCTACACTGATGGAAACAGACCTGATGAATGTGAGAAGAGATCTGACACTCAGAAGAGCTGTGTTTATCGCTTCTCTAAGACCTTCAACTCCTCTGATGCTGGGACTTACTACTGTGCTGTGGCCACATGTGGACAGATACTGTTTGGAAATGGAACTACTCTGACTAATGGTATGATTTTAT CACAATATGAAGCAATTGCTCTGGTCGTAGCAATAACCTGCTTGGCCATTTCTGTGATTGTGAATATCGTTTTCATCTGTAACCAAACTTCAAGAGCAGCACAGGAACAATTCACAG gAATAGAATTCACCTCATCACAAGCAAGACATGACAATTTGAGCCAACCTGTGGTTGATACT ACTGAAGGTGGACATGATCTGAACTACGCCGCGCTGCATTTCTCTGGAAGGAAAGCTGCACGAGGAAAGAAGAAGACGGAGTTGAAGACTGAGGAAAGTGTGTATTCTCAAGTTAAATGCCAAATGTGA
- the LOC127535768 gene encoding uncharacterized protein LOC127535768: MIVLWIILLVLHQGNTLTPVIRVELGESTTLTCALFNTDISNGEVHWYKQSVGDNLKLIVILRKHAKPQFEPEFSNSGWQVNNDDSFSNLTILKTIQKDEGIYHCAVVAFYGTASKWSGTYLIVQGDNQKTSDYTVVQSTASHSVHPGESQTLQCSVFSDSDKKTCSGDLSVFWFRPGSDKSHPDIIYTDGNRPDECEKRSDTQKSCVYRFSKTFSSSDAGTYYCAVATCGQILFGNGNTLDNETLSQTTRSEMIALVVAIICLAISVIINIVFICYRRQRAAQEQFTGIEFTSSQTRRDSLRQPVVDSTEGGHDLNYAALHFSGKKATRGTKKTELKTEESVYSQVKCQM; encoded by the exons ATGATCGTGTTGTGGATTATACTGCTTGTTCTCCATCAAGGAA ATACACTCACTCCAGTGATTCGAGTTGAACTTGGTGAATCTACAACCTTAACATGTGCTCTGTTTAATACTGATATCAGCAATGGAGAAGTTCACTGGTACAAGCAGAGTGTTGGAGATAATCTGAAACTAATTGTGATTCTGCGGAAACATGCAAAACCTCAGTTTGAACCAGAGTTTTCAAACTCAGGATGGCAAGTTAATAATGATGACAGTTTTAGCAACCTGACTATTttgaaaacaatccaaaaagACGAGGGAATCTATCACTGTGCAGTCGTTGCATTCTATGGCACAGCGTCTAAATGGAGTGGGACATATTTGATAGTACAAG GAGACAATCAGAAGACATCAGACTACACTGTTGTTCAGTCCACAGCATCACATTCAGTCCATCCAGGAGAATCACAGACTCTCCAGTGTTCAGTCTTCTCTGACTCTGACAAGAAAACATGTTCAGGAGATCTGAGTGTGTTCTGGTTCAGACCTGGATCAGATAAATCTCATCCAGACATCATCTACACTGATGGAAACAGACCTGATGAATGTGAGAAGAGATCTGACACTCAGAAGAGCTGTGTTTATCGCTTCTCTAAGACCTTCAGCTCCTCTGATGCTGGGACTTACTACTGTGCTGTGGCCACATGTGGACAGATACTGTTTGGAAATGGAAATACTCTGGATAATG AAACTCTTTCACAAACAACACGATCTGAAATGATTGCTCTGGTGGTAGCAATAATCTGCTTGGCCATTTCTGTGAttataaatattgtttttatctgttaccgaagacagagagcagcacaAGAACAATTCACAG GAATAGAATTCACTTCATCACAAACAAGACGGGACAGCTTGAGGCAACCAGTGGTTGATTCT ACTGAAGGTGGACATGATCTGAACTACGCTGCGCTGCATTTCTCTGGAAAGAAAGCTACACGAGGAACGAAGAAGACGGAGCTGAAGACTGAAGAAAGTGTGTATTCTCAAGTTAAATGCCAAATGTGA